The proteins below are encoded in one region of Candidatus Thermoplasmatota archaeon:
- a CDS encoding multiprotein bridging factor aMBF1: MRCELCGKEEDRLRRVIIEGTEMLVCSSCVAYGKAVPVSKGKVSPVVSPSRKEYYGKDIFKKMDKEIVPDWGARIRKAREEHGLSRQELGALVGERTTAISKIENQELRPPDEKAKKLEKVLGIVLFQDVKQAVLKKRNVKRFTIGDLLKKNE; the protein is encoded by the coding sequence ATGAGATGCGAACTTTGCGGTAAGGAAGAGGATAGGCTGAGGAGAGTCATCATAGAAGGAACAGAAATGCTGGTGTGCAGTTCGTGCGTGGCATATGGAAAAGCCGTGCCCGTGAGCAAAGGAAAGGTATCACCGGTCGTATCTCCATCCAGAAAGGAGTATTATGGAAAAGATATATTCAAAAAAATGGATAAAGAAATTGTGCCGGATTGGGGGGCGAGAATCAGAAAGGCGAGAGAGGAGCACGGATTGAGCAGGCAGGAACTCGGGGCACTGGTGGGCGAAAGGACGACAGCGATATCAAAAATAGAAAACCAGGAACTCCGTCCTCCCGATGAAAAAGCAAAAAAACTTGAGAAGGTACTCGGTATAGTTCTCTTTCAGGATGTAAAGCAGGCAGTTTTGAAGAAAAGGAATGTAAAGAGATTCACCATCGGGGATTTGCTGAAGAAAAATGAATGA
- a CDS encoding L-threonylcarbamoyladenylate synthase — protein sequence MNDIINKAIKVLSEGGLVVYPTDTLYALGASIFKPDAVRKVYKIKKRPLEFYLPVAVSNVEGINDIAVMNSTAKKIAEKFMPGAITIVLEKKKVVNEIVAGDKIAVRIPDNPIALEITSLAGPITATSANIHNGTAPSDIGTAKKQLGDNVELYIDGGKLNGVPSTIVDVSGGDIKIIREGAIKTERFYE from the coding sequence ATGAATGATATTATAAATAAGGCTATAAAAGTGCTCAGTGAAGGTGGACTTGTCGTCTATCCAACTGACACGCTATACGCCCTCGGGGCAAGTATTTTTAAACCAGACGCAGTAAGAAAAGTCTATAAAATTAAGAAAAGGCCCCTAGAATTTTATTTGCCTGTAGCTGTCAGCAATGTGGAGGGTATAAATGATATTGCCGTTATGAACAGTACAGCAAAAAAAATTGCAGAAAAATTTATGCCTGGGGCAATAACAATTGTGCTTGAAAAGAAAAAGGTAGTAAACGAAATTGTGGCGGGTGATAAAATAGCGGTGAGAATACCTGACAATCCCATTGCTTTAGAAATTACTTCACTTGCAGGGCCGATAACCGCAACGAGTGCAAACATTCACAATGGCACGGCTCCTTCAGATATAGGAACTGCAAAAAAGCAGCTCGGTGATAATGTGGAACTATATATCGATGGGGGGAAATTGAATGGCGTTCCGTCCACTATTGTCGATGTATCAGGCGGCGACATTAAAATTATTAGGGAAGGTGCAATAAAAACGGAGAGATTTTATGAATGA
- the map gene encoding type II methionyl aminopeptidase yields MNEIHEQYREAGKILGQALSAGAKMVKEEVRYLDVAEKIEKMIRIKAGISFPVNISVNEVAAHYTPSFSDGLRFGKGDVVKIDAGSHVNGYIGDAALTVEVGSSENEHIIKTSEEALQEAIGLVREGVSVSEIGNAIEKKIRSYGLNPVKNLQGHSLERYNLHAGLSIPNVSNTNRRKLKAGEVIAIEPFVTDGNGYVVDRENGNIYQIARKGKGKIIGEMRKRFDGLPFASRWMGEIVGKDRINMTLAFLLRRKFIYPYKKLVEVKGGVVAQTEHTLLVKKDGCEILTLAE; encoded by the coding sequence ATGAATGAAATACATGAGCAATACAGGGAGGCAGGAAAAATACTTGGGCAGGCACTTTCCGCCGGAGCGAAGATGGTAAAGGAAGAGGTAAGATACCTAGATGTGGCTGAGAAAATAGAAAAGATGATAAGAATAAAAGCAGGCATTTCATTTCCCGTGAACATATCAGTAAACGAGGTGGCTGCCCACTACACACCTTCTTTTAGTGATGGCCTTCGCTTCGGGAAAGGAGATGTTGTGAAAATTGATGCGGGCTCCCATGTTAACGGATATATAGGCGATGCAGCATTGACGGTAGAGGTGGGAAGCAGTGAAAACGAACATATTATAAAAACATCCGAGGAAGCGTTGCAGGAAGCTATAGGGCTTGTAAGGGAAGGGGTGAGCGTTTCGGAAATAGGAAATGCCATCGAGAAAAAAATAAGGTCATACGGACTTAATCCTGTAAAAAACCTGCAGGGTCATTCACTAGAAAGGTATAACCTTCATGCAGGACTGTCTATTCCAAATGTCTCAAACACTAATAGGAGAAAGTTAAAGGCAGGGGAGGTGATAGCAATAGAGCCATTTGTAACCGATGGGAATGGATATGTTGTAGACCGTGAAAACGGGAATATATACCAAATAGCACGCAAGGGAAAAGGAAAAATTATTGGGGAGATGAGAAAAAGATTCGACGGGCTGCCGTTTGCCAGCAGGTGGATGGGGGAAATAGTTGGGAAAGACAGAATTAACATGACGCTTGCATTTTTACTGAGGAGGAAATTCATATATCCATACAAAAAACTCGTTGAAGTAAAAGGCGGGGTTGTTGCCCAGACAGAGCATACATTACTTGTTAAAAAAGACGGGTGCGAGATATTGACCCTGGCGGAATAA